One Candidatus Zixiibacteriota bacterium genomic window, GTGTCGTTCCTGCGGCCGCAGTCGACGCAACCTGATCTCTACCGGACGGGCCATACCAGTTCCTCCTTGAGGAACCAATATGCACTTGTTGAATATTCTTAGCAACTAATAGTTGCTATGGCACTAGCATTCCAACCACCAATCACGATATAGTAAGTCAGGCCACTCGTAACAGGACAATTGAGCTCGCTGGCATAGCTAGGGCAGGCATCATCATTGCAGCCGACTTCGCTAAGAGAAACCGATTCGACGGCCCAGATTCTAGTGTCGGTAGTGGTTCCACCGAGACACGTGGAAACAAACAGGATACCGTCGACTGGGGGTGTGTAGGAGTACACCACATCAGGACATCCCAATCCCCCACCAGCCGCCGCGACACAAACAGCAGATGCGTCGTAATTATAGGTTGCCCCGACTGTAGTTCCCGCATCAGTGTATGGAACAGCCGGGATCACCGTAGCTGTAGAATACGTGTCGCCACCGCCCGTCGAAGAAACGGCCGAGATAGTCCGCGAAGCTCGTTTAGCTGGTTCTCTTCCTTCAATGGTCCTTGCCATACGATCTGGGTCATGGGCAGGTTTGGTAGCGGCTGTTCGGTCCGCGGTCGGCAACGGGACCGCCAACTCAACACCGTCATCATCACTCGTGATTAGCCTAGCCCCACGATCAACCTTTGCAGAAGAGCGCACGGAAAAGATAGCAATGGCGCCCGCAGTCACCACCGCAAATGCCATCATTGTTACAAGCCGGGCCATAAAGCCCCCCTGTCTACGCGTTATCAGTGTCTACTATAAGAGAATAAACAAAACGGACAGATTCGTCAAGGAAAGACTTAGCCTAACAGCCCGGCCCGCTTAGGGCGTGGGTTATTTGGTTTTCAGAATGAAAATGTCCAGGGGTAGACGAGGACGTCTGCCGCCCACAAATCCTACCCCGCCCTACTAAATATCCAAATTCCTCACATACCGCGCGTTCTGTTGGATGAATTCGCGGCGGGGATCGATCTCTGTCCCCATCAGAGTCGCAAAAATGTGGTCCGCCTCGGCGGCATCGTCGAGCGTGACCTGCAAAAGAGTGCGTGACTCCGGGTCCATAGTCGTGCGCCAGAGCTGCTCCGGGTTCATCTCGCCCAGACCTTTGTAACGCTGAATATTGACACCGGTGCTTGGGAAGGTCTTGAGCACGCGTTCTTTCTCTTCGTCGGAATAAACGTACTGCTCCTTCTTGCCGTGCTTGAGCTTGTAGAGCGGCGGCTGCGCGATATACATGTAGCCGCGATCGATCAGGTCACGCATGTAGCGGAAGAAGAATGTCAGAATGAGCGTGCGGATATGGGAACCGTCGATATCGGCATCGGTCATGATGATGATCTTGTGGTAGCGCGCCTTGCCGGCGTCGAAATCCTCGCCGATCCCGCACCCGAGCGCGGTGATGAGCGAGCGGATTTCCTCGTTGCCGAGAATCTTGTCGATCCGCGATTTCTCGACATTGATGATCTTGCCGCGCAGCGGGAGGATCGCCTGGAACCGCCGATCGCGCCCCTGCTTGGCGGAACCGCCGGCAGAATCGCCCTCCACAATATAAATCTCGCACAGGTCGGGCTCGTTCGAGCTGCAGTCGGCGAGTTTGCCCGGCAGCGACGCGCTGTCGAGCGCAGTCTTGCGGCGGGTGAGCTCCTTCGCTTTGCGGGCCGCCTCGCGCGCGGTGGCGGCCAGAATCAGCTTGTCGACAATCTTCTTGCCGATCGACGGGTTCTCTTCGAGCTGCGCGCCAAGCTGCTCGTTGGTGATCGATTCAACAATCCCCTTGACCTCGGAGTTGCCTAATTTAGTTTTGGTCTGGCCCTCGAACTGCGGATCGACCACTTTGACCGAGATCACTGCCGCCAAGCCCTCTTTGGAGTCATCGCCGACCAGCGTGACACTGTCTTTCTTGAGGAGATTGTTGCGCGATGCATAGTTGTTGATCGTGCGGGTCAGCGCCGTGCGAAAACCGGTCAGATGCGAGCCGCCCTCGATCGTGTTGATGTTATTCACGTACGAGTACACCGACTCGCTGTAGCCGTCGTTATAAGCGAGCGCGATCTCGACATCGACCCCGTCCTTGACGCTCTTGAAATGCAGCGGCTTCTTGAACAGCGGCGTTTTATTCTCGTTCAGGTATTCGACAAACGCCGAGAGCCCACCCTTGTAGTGGAAGTGCGCCTCGCGTTCTTTCCCCTCGCGACGGTCATACAGGTCGATTTTGAGCCCTTCGTTCAGAAACGCCAGTTCACGCAGACGCGATTCGATAATGCCAAAGCGAAACTCGGTGTTGGAGAAGATCTCCGGATCGGGGAAGAAACAAACCGTGGTGCCGGTTTTTTTGCTCTTGCCCACTTCCTTGACCGGTTTAAGCGCCGCACCCCGCTCGTACTCCTGGCGATACACTTTGCCGTCGCGGATCACCTCCACCCAGAAGTGTTTCGAAAGCGCGTTCACTACTGAGACGCCCACCCCGTGCAGGCCGCCTGAGACCTTGTAGCTCTTGTGGTCGAACTTGCCGCCGGCGTGAAGCTGGGTCATGACCACTTCGAGCGCGGAGATTTTTTGATCGGGATGCTTCTCGACCGGGATACCGCGGCCGTTATCGACAATCTTGACCGAGCCGTCGCCGAGGATTTCGACCTCGATCTTGTCACAGAACCCGGCCATCGCCTCGTCGACCGAGTTATCGACCACCTCGTTGACCATGTGATGCAAACCGCGCTGGCTGACATCGCCGATATACATGGCGGGACGGCGACGTACCGCTTCGAGGCCTTTGAGTACCTGGATCGAGGTGGCATCGTAAGCCTGCTGATTTTTCTTCTCGGTCATATCAGATGCGTTCTTCTTTTCAATGTCTTTTACTTCAGTCGGCATCGGAGTGTATCCTTTTTTCGCCCATCACCAGGCGCAGGTCCTTGACTACCTGGCCATGCGGGTATCCATGGATGATCGTGAGTATTCTTTCCGTGTCCATGGCCATCTGCTGGCGCCAGGAGGCATCCTCGACCGCTACATACAAGACGCCCTCCTCGAAACGAAAGGCGCGGCTCTTGCGGGCGTAGTATTCGCCGACCATCTCCGGCCAACGCGAGACCATCATCCAGCCGTAATATCGCTGGGCCAGGCCCAAAGACGTGACAATACGGTCCACGATCCCGGCCGCGGGGACGGGTTTGGTCGAGTTTCGGTGTAGGTGATTCAGGGCAGCCATGGCAAAGTTTTCCTAACCAACCAACATACCGGTTTTTATGCCCTATGGCAAGTAAAAACCGTGCCGTATCTTATTGTGCCTTAGATAGTTACATAAGATGTCCGGGTCGACGGGAAGGCCGCGAAGTGAGCCCCAATGAGGGCTTGTTCTGCGCGCCGTGACTGGGTGCGCAACCGGACATCGTATTCCTAAACCCGAACATCAATGGTGGGGCACCGTGGTGTTTCCGGCACGAGAGGAATCCCAATCCCACCCGCAAGCGGGTGGGCCACTTTGATCCACGGATCAAACATACGTCCGGTACTTCGCCGGGCGGAGACGGGTGCGGTGAGGGTGTTTCCGCGACGGCACGCAGCCGGTAGGTCGGGTTCCGAGCAGTATCCGAAAGAGCGAGAAACCCGACACCCTTCTTCGCGCTAGGGACACGTCCATCCCACCAACCCGCAGGCGGGTGGGCCACCTTGATCCACGGATCAAACATATGTCCGGTACTTCGCCGGGCGGAGACGGGTGCGGTGAGGGTGTTTCCGCGACGGCACGCAGAAGTCGGGCCCCTCGCGTCGCCTCATGCGCACGGTCAAATCCTGGCAGCCGCGACAGCGGCGGATACGGCCGTAAGCTTCTCTCTTGATGCGGCGTTTCTTTTCATGTGTGGGTGAGTATATCGGATGCTTGATAATCTCGAAGCCTTTCGAGGGATCGTTGTCGTCGAGAAACCTGACCCCGGCCTCGACAATGTCGCTGCCGTCCTTGTAGAGAGTAGCGCCGGGGCACTCGATCATGATGTAACCGTCGGGATCGGCCGACTCGACAAAGATCTCGGACGCCGCCAGCAGCTCGGAGTTGCAGTCGACACAGACCAGGGTGCCGCCTCGCGAAATCAGCGGTCGGCCGCAATTGATACAGTTGGGCGTGGGATCCATGAATGTACCTGTTTTCCGGCTTACGGAACTATGGCGATGCAACCGGATTGCCATGCTCGACTCGAGTTTGCAAGCGGTTGGCGTCGACAGGGATAGGCGCGCGGGGGAAGATTCTTCCGTGCAACAAAAAGCGGCCTCGCTCTGGGCGGGCCGCTATACGCTGTAGGCAACGTCCGACATCCGCGGCCATGCCTGGCCGCGGCGGGTTTCAACGTCTCTATCCTTTGAACAAGAGTACGAGCGAGCAAAAAGCGACTGTCACCGGCAGCGCCTGCCCGAACCCAATCGGCAACACCAGTGACGCCAGGAAGGCGAGCACTATCGATGGCAGAACCATCCACTTGACTGCGGCGAATGTCATCATCACCAGGCGCGAGACGATAAAGACCGCCAGAACGCCAATCGTGACATACGCCGCGATCAGCCCGGTCTGGCCGTAGTTGTCCAGCACGTACTGGCGGGCCGTCATGAGGGCGCCGGAGTATTCGCCCGCTCGGGCGACAGCGTCGCCGGCGAGCGCTTTCGCCTGGCTGATCAGCTCAGGAATCGACATCGGCAGCCTCTTCGAGAGGTTCGATAGTCAGCGATGATTCACCCACGCGGGTGAGGCCGACCATCCGGTGAGTAAGAAAATTCTGGGTCGTAATCCACTTGTGGGAGACATCCATGATCTCCTCCTGGTCAACATCGCTGATCCAGTCGAGAATGATCTGATCGATTCTCTCGTCGTTCACGACGACATCGTCCATGGTCAACACAAACTTCACTTTCATTACGTACCGTTCCGGACTTGTGTTCATGTTCCATTCCGGTACTTTGCAATGGCGATGCCGCCTCGCTGGAGGATTGATTGCGTGACCTAACCTGGTTGACGAAAATGGGTTAGGGTGGATACACGCTGACGCGAAGGGGAACCCGCGAACCCTGACGCATGGGGTGAGACAGCACTTATGGGGCGAAGGCCACAATCGGGCGGGTAACAATAACACGGGCGGCTGATTAGGCCGCCCGCTGGAAATCGATTGCGGAAATCACTCCGACTGTTTCCAATCGGAATCCCCATTCCTGGGGGCCGGTTCTGTCAACTCCCTGACAGCCGAACTTTCAGGTTGGTGCCAGTCTGTTCACTAGGCCGCCCGGGAGCAACACGGCCTTCCGGCAAGGCCGCTGCAGACGCGGAGGCAAACCTCGGCGCTGCGTCAAGTCCCTTTGGACCACCAATCCCGCTATCCCTCGCCACGGCCGCGATCCGTCGCGCCCGTTCAAGAGATAACCTCACTCCATAAGCCGATCCTCCATCCTTGAGTTTAGCTCTACTGGCGATGAGGGTACGAGACGGGGCTTTGTTGCGACATTTGTTATGAGCAACGCCCGGTAAAGCTGGGCAGCCGGGCGAGGCATCAATCGCTCTCGTGCTTAAATCATAGTAATGCGGACCATTGTTGTCAAGGGAAATTGTGGGGGGGCGGCAACGATGTCTACTCACCGGGCTATCACGGAGATTGTGCCAATCGCGGTACCGGCCCGGCAAGCGGGTATCCTGGCCCTGCCACCTCGCTGACTGGGGTCGCCGAGAAGTTTCCTCGCCCACCGGTAAGCCCAACCGCTGCGCACTGTCCCCGGCGGCCACAGAGATCTCCCGTCCGGGTCAACTTGCCCCAAAACAAAAAGGCACTGCTGATTGTGTCCGCAGTGCCCGCTTGCCGTATTCGACAGGAATGCTAAGCCGCGTAGACCGACACCTGCTTCCCGGTCTTGCCGACCCGCTCAAATCTGATGACGCCGTCGATCTTGGCGAACAGCGTGCAGTCATGCCCCATGCCGACATTTGCGCCCGCGCGAATCGGGGTGCCGCACTGACGCACGATAATCGAGCCGGCCTTCACGGCCTGACCGCTGAACATCTTGGTGCCGCGCCGCTGACCGTTAGAGTCACGGCCGTTTCGCGACGAGCCGACGCCTTTCTTGTGTGCCATACAAAAACCTCTAAAGCAATAACCTGATTTCTATTTATCGGCGAGACCGAAGTTAGTTCCAGCGCTTCGGAAATCCCGCACAGACTTATAGTATAACCACGCCAGTATCAAAGGGCAAGTGGTTTTGTATCTTATTGTGCAACTTTGATTTGACCCAAGGCTCAGCGCCCCATACCGGAACTATACACCGCGCCGACGCAATTCGACCATGAAGTGACTGGCCAGAGCGTAGGGGAGCGGGCCGCGAAGGGTTGCAGCCAGATCGAGTGGTGTCACCACTTGCGCCAGGCGATTCAGCTCCGCTTCCGGGAACGACACCGCTAAGCCCTTCAGAAGTCCGTAGTGCAGCCAGGCGTAAAACGGATTAGCCGCCAGCACGGTCATGGCGGCACCGTTTGCGTTGCAGAACTTCTCCAGCCACCTGAGTCCTACCATCGATACATAATGCCCTGCTACTCTCCGATCCGAGCCGCTTTTCCGTGTTCTTAGAAAAACACCGTCCGGATTGTTGACCACAAGGAATATCCGACCAGATTTGTTCAGATTCGCGAGAGCGACATGGAGGCAACGGTGGCGCTCTTTGGGCCAAAGATGTTCGAGCAGGCCAAAACAGGTAACGATGTCGAATTTTCCGAGATTGGGTATGAGCTTGCTCACAGAGGATTCTATCAGGGTGAGTCTTCGAGAAACCCGTGCCCGTCGCGCGGCGGTGCGACAGGCCTCGAGCATCACCGGGGAGATATCGACCCCGGTCACAGTCGCGCCACGCCCTGCCAGCAGCACGGCGACCCGGCCGCTGCCGCAGCCCAGGTCGAGCGCTGTCTTACCGTCCAGTGATGCCGGTAACTGTCTCAACAGGCTTTCGCGCTCCCAGCGATCATAGGCGCGGTTGATTGCCGGTGGCGCATCGTAGGTAAGCACCGCCGCGAGTGGACCGGCATGTTTCAACCTGCGCGACCAGTACCGGGCAACAGCCGCCTCATTACTTACGCCACGCTCGTGCCGGCTCCGCTTTGTGCGCAACGCCGCACCCGGTTGTCGCCTATTTGCTTGGGATCGTTTCACTGGTAGTTTCGCCGCATCAACATAGGATCGACCGGATACACCGTCAAGCTCGGACATTACTTGACGACCCCATGCCCGGCATCATAGTTTCGAGAATGCCTCCCCCGGGCGCGTCCAGATTCCGCAAAATCCTGACCGCAGTCGTAATCACAGTTGCCGCCGGGTCGCTTCTGTTGTTCTACTATCAATCCGTTCGGAACTACTTCAAGTTTGCCGAGATCGATTTCACTTCGTACCTGCGGGCCTCAGCGTGGTTTTTCAGCGCCGAAAACCCGTACCAGGAGGTCACGCGACGCTACCTTTATCCCCTGTTCTTGCTGGTCGTAGTGTACCCGTTCACTCTGCTGCAACAGGGGCCATTGGGAAAGTCGGTGTCGATATCAGTGTGGTCGCTTGGGGCGGTGGCGACTTTTTTGGCAACCATGGCCGCAACATGGAAACACCAATTCAATCTGGCGTCAAAACGGTCAGCGCTTAGAGCAAATCTTCTGCCCGCGGCGCTGCTGGTACTGATGCTACATCCGTTCCTGCAGGACGAGTTCCTCAACAGTCAGGCAAATCTATATGTGTTGGGTTGCATCGCCGCTTACTTCTTTTTCCTGGAAAGAGACCGTCAGTTCTGGGCGACACTGTTTCTTGCTGCAGCGGCCTCTATCAAGGTCGCGCCCGCGCTCTGCCTTCTGTACGCGGTTGTGTCGAAACAGTTCCGCACGCCGGTGTACTTCGTAGTGCTCGTTGTCGCGTTCAATTAGTTGATCCCTCTGCTGTTCAATTCTCAGAGCCTGGACTACTACCGGTATTACATGGACGAGGTAGTGTCGCAGGCGGCAATCAATGAGATGCAATGGGGCTTGAAGTCATTCTCGCTCGTCTCGACCGTAACTTATCTCCTGGGCGTCGCCTGGTCGCCGCTGTGGAAAGCCGCCGCTATGATCGTCCTGACTGTCTTACTGTGCGTCCCGCTAATCACGTATGCTCCGGACTGGTCGACCCAGCCTGCGTTCGGACACCGCTTGGTTTTCCTGGCTGCGATCATCACTGTCATTCCGCTGGTGTTCCCTATGTCCGAGGCGCATCATTTGCTCCTTCAGACGATTCCGTACCTCGTGATCCTGGCCTATTGGAGAGATCTGTACTACATGGGGATGTCCGTTCTCGAAGACAAACTGTCGCTGGCGTTCCTGACAATTGTTATCGGCCACCATGTGGGACACGGCCTGAAACAAACCCCGATTCGCTTCTTCTGCCTGGCGGGTTTGTATGTTTGTTTTGTGGTGTTGTTGAGACGGACGCGGCGGGCAAAGACGGCGGATCTAACAACGACGCGCGTCTTGTAGGGCGGGTTTGCTTCAAACCCGCCAATGCAAGAACAGCGCTACGAAAGCCCCCCGTCCAGGCAGAACCGCCGATAGCTCACCTCCGCGAGCGACCCGCCGCAGGCGGGGTCCTGCCCTGCGGCGACCTGTCACTTGATCGGCAGGGCTCTGTCCCTGCCGATCGATGTGTCGACGCGGGTGGGCCACGTCGCAGATGTCTAGCCCACTGCTTCGGGAGCTTTGGTCTCGGGATGGTGCGGATGCTCGGGACGGTTGAACGTGAACGTCAGACGTTTATCGTCTGAGCCGACCAGCAGATCGCAGTCGCCCGCATACTGCCCCTTGAGAATCTCTTCCGCCAGCGGATCCTCGAGAAACCGCTGAAGCGCTCTCTTGAGCGGACGCGCGCCGTAGGTCGGGTCGTAGCCCTGCTTGATGAGAAATTCCTTCGCATCGGCGCCGAGACGGAAACTAATTCCCTTTTCGGCCAACTGCTTGGCGAAATCGATCACCAGTATATCGATGATTTGCCCGATATGTTCGCGCGTCAGTTTCTGGAATACAATCGTCTCGTCGATACGATTGAGCAGTTCCGGATTGAACAACTTCTTAACTTCTTCAAGGATTTTCTTCCTCATGCCGTCGAAAGACTCATCGACGCTCGCGGAATCGAAACCGACCGTCTTGTCGTCGCGAATCCGCTTGGTGCCGATGTTCGACGTCATGATGATGACGGTATTCTTGAAGTCGACTTTGCGTCCGAACGAATCGGTCAACTGCCCGTCGTCGAAAAGCTGCAGCAGGATATTGAACACATCGGGATGCGCCTTCTCGATCTCGTCAAGCAGCACCACCGAGTACGGCTTGCGGCGCACTTTCTCGGTCAACTGGCCGCCTTCTTCGTAGCCGACATATCCCGGAGGCGCGCCGATCATGCGGGATACGGCGTGCTTCTCCATGTACTCGGACATATCGATACGCACCAGCGATTCGGCGTCGTCGAATAAGAACTTCGCCAACTGGCGGGCGAGCTCGGTCTTGCCGACTCCGGTGGGACCGAGGAACATGAACGTCCCAATCGGCCGCCCCGGATCACTGAGCCCGGCGCGGGCGCGGCGAATCGCCTTGGCGATTATGGCAATCGCCTCGTCCTGCCCGACAATGGTCTTGCGCAGTTCATCCTCCATGCGCAGAAGCCGCCGCGATTCTTTCTCCTCGAGACGAAAGAGCGGAATGCCGGTGATCTTGGAGAGCACCGCCGCTACATCGTCCGATGTGAGCGTGATTTGTTCCTTCTGGCGCTGGAACTCCCAGTCGGCCTGTAACTTTGTCAGCTTCTCCTTTTCCGCCTTGATTTCGTCACGTAGCTTGGCGGCAGTCTCGAACGCCTGGTTCTTGACCGCGTCTTCCTTGCGCGCCTGCAACTCACCCAGGCGTGACTCGGCCGCGGAAAATTCGTCCGGGCGGGTGTAGGTTGACAGATGCGCGCGCGATCCGGCCTCATCGATCAGGTCGATCGCCTTATCGGGCTGGAATTTCCCGGAGATGTACCGATTGGACAAATGCACGGCGGCATCGATAGCTTCGTCCGAAATGTGAAGCTGATGATGCTTCTCGTACTGCTCGCGCAGACCCTTCAGAATGCGAATCGTGTCCGCTTCGCTCGGCGGGTCGACCATGACGGTCTGGAATCGACGTTCCAGCGCGCCGTCTTTTTCGATAAACTTGCGGTACTCGTTAAGAGTAGTCGCGCCGATACAACGCAGCTCGCCGCGCGAGAGCGCCGGCTTGAAGATATTCGACGCATCGAGCGAGCCCTCGGCCCCGCCCGCGCCGACAATCGTATGCAGCTCGTCAATGAAGATAATGACGTCGTCGGCGTTAATAATCTCGTTCATGACCGCCTTGAGGCGCTCCTCGAACTGGCCGCGGTACTTGGTGCCGGCGACCAGCGACGCCATATCGAGCGTCACGACTCTCTTGTTCTCGAGAGTCTGTGGGACATTACCCTCCACCACGCGCTGCGCGAGGCCTTCCACAATCGCGGTCTTGCCCACCCCCGGCTCGCCGATCAGGACCGGGTTGTTCTTCTTGCGTCGCGACAGCACCTGGCAAACCCGCTCGATTTCGTTTTCGCGGCCGATAATCGGGTCGAGCTTACCGCGGCGGGCCATCTCCGTCAGGTCACGTCCGAAATGATCGAGCGCCGGAGTCTTTGATTTCTTGCGCTTCTTTTTGAACGATGACGGCTTCCCTGAATGAATGTTCTTCAACTCTTCGTACGCCTCTTTGTAGTCGATCTCGTAGGTCGAAAGCACCTGCGCCGCCACCCCCTCCTCGTCTTTGAGCAGGGCGAGCAGGATATGCTCGGTATCAATGTCCTTAGACTTCAGGGCACGGGCCTCCTGGCCGGAGACCTCGAGCGTCTTCTTGGCGCGAGCAGTCAGGGGGAGCTGCCCCATGGTCATGGTGCCGCCCGAGGGCTGGACCACTTCCTCGATCGACGCCTTGAGGTCCTCGAGTTCCAGACCGAGATTGGCGATGATCTCGACCGCCAGGCCCTCACCGAGTCGGATCAGGCCGAGCAAAAGGTGTTCGGTGCCGATGTAGTCGTGCTTCAGGCGCGAGGCCTCGTCGCGGGCGTACTCAATCGCCTTTCTTGCGGCCTCTGTGAACATTTCATTCATTTTATGTCATCCTTCACGGTTGTCTTCAAAATACGGTGCGGGCCCGTTTCATACAAGCTTTCCCGTATTAACTGGGACCGGTGCTGCGGAGTTTCTCGCGCACCATCTGGGCCCTCACAAAGTCGCGGCGGTTGTGGTCCATTTCTGTCCCATAGTACTTCTGCAAATGGGCAGGCTGGGACAGAAGGAGAATCTCGTTTATCAGTGCGACATCCAGAAAATCGATCACTTTCATGGCGTGACCGAGTCGCACCGCTGAGAGCAGGTTCATCACCTCTTCGCTGGTGAGCACGCGGGCGTGTTTTAGAATGCCGAAGGCGCGCCAGATTTTGTCCTCGATCATATCGGCGGCTTCCTCGGTAAGCCGCGACCGCGCCTTGGCCTCTTCTTCGATAATCTCGTGCGCAACTTTGTTAATCTGATTGATAATATCGTTCTCGGTCAGTCCCAGCGTATTCTGGTTGGAAACCTGAAACAGGTTCCCCAGCACGTCGGAGCCTTCGCCGTAGAAACCCCGCACCACTAGCCCGCTGCGCGTGATGCGCGAGATTACCTTGTCAATATCCCGTGTCAACACCAAGCCGGGGAGATGAATCAACACCGACGCCCTCATGCCGGTACCGGCATTGGTAGGGCAGGCAGTCAAGTAGCCGAAGTCCTTGTCGTAGTCATATTCGAGATAGCGGCCGATCTCCACCTCGTATTTCATCGCCAGATCGAAC contains:
- the gyrB gene encoding DNA topoisomerase (ATP-hydrolyzing) subunit B — encoded protein: MTEKKNQQAYDATSIQVLKGLEAVRRRPAMYIGDVSQRGLHHMVNEVVDNSVDEAMAGFCDKIEVEILGDGSVKIVDNGRGIPVEKHPDQKISALEVVMTQLHAGGKFDHKSYKVSGGLHGVGVSVVNALSKHFWVEVIRDGKVYRQEYERGAALKPVKEVGKSKKTGTTVCFFPDPEIFSNTEFRFGIIESRLRELAFLNEGLKIDLYDRREGKEREAHFHYKGGLSAFVEYLNENKTPLFKKPLHFKSVKDGVDVEIALAYNDGYSESVYSYVNNINTIEGGSHLTGFRTALTRTINNYASRNNLLKKDSVTLVGDDSKEGLAAVISVKVVDPQFEGQTKTKLGNSEVKGIVESITNEQLGAQLEENPSIGKKIVDKLILAATAREAARKAKELTRRKTALDSASLPGKLADCSSNEPDLCEIYIVEGDSAGGSAKQGRDRRFQAILPLRGKIINVEKSRIDKILGNEEIRSLITALGCGIGEDFDAGKARYHKIIIMTDADIDGSHIRTLILTFFFRYMRDLIDRGYMYIAQPPLYKLKHGKKEQYVYSDEEKERVLKTFPSTGVNIQRYKGLGEMNPEQLWRTTMDPESRTLLQVTLDDAAEADHIFATLMGTEIDPRREFIQQNARYVRNLDI
- a CDS encoding DUF721 domain-containing protein; amino-acid sequence: MAALNHLHRNSTKPVPAAGIVDRIVTSLGLAQRYYGWMMVSRWPEMVGEYYARKSRAFRFEEGVLYVAVEDASWRQQMAMDTERILTIIHGYPHGQVVKDLRLVMGEKRIHSDAD
- the rpmA gene encoding 50S ribosomal protein L27 gives rise to the protein MAHKKGVGSSRNGRDSNGQRRGTKMFSGQAVKAGSIIVRQCGTPIRAGANVGMGHDCTLFAKIDGVIRFERVGKTGKQVSVYAA
- a CDS encoding class I SAM-dependent methyltransferase; translated protein: MRTKRSRHERGVSNEAAVARYWSRRLKHAGPLAAVLTYDAPPAINRAYDRWERESLLRQLPASLDGKTALDLGCGSGRVAVLLAGRGATVTGVDISPVMLEACRTAARRARVSRRLTLIESSVSKLIPNLGKFDIVTCFGLLEHLWPKERHRCLHVALANLNKSGRIFLVVNNPDGVFLRTRKSGSDRRVAGHYVSMVGLRWLEKFCNANGAAMTVLAANPFYAWLHYGLLKGLAVSFPEAELNRLAQVVTPLDLAATLRGPLPYALASHFMVELRRRGV
- a CDS encoding glycosyltransferase family 87 protein, with the translated sequence MPGIIVSRMPPPGASRFRKILTAVVITVAAGSLLLFYYQSVRNYFKFAEIDFTSYLRASAWFFSAENPYQEVTRRYLYPLFLLVVVYPFTLLQQGPLGKSVSISVWSLGAVATFLATMAATWKHQFNLASKRSALRANLLPAALLVLMLHPFLQDEFLNSQANLYVLGCIAAYFFFLERDRQFWATLFLAAAASIKVAPALCLLYAVVSKQFRTPVYFVVLVVAFN
- a CDS encoding ATP-dependent Clp protease ATP-binding subunit gives rise to the protein MNEMFTEAARKAIEYARDEASRLKHDYIGTEHLLLGLIRLGEGLAVEIIANLGLELEDLKASIEEVVQPSGGTMTMGQLPLTARAKKTLEVSGQEARALKSKDIDTEHILLALLKDEEGVAAQVLSTYEIDYKEAYEELKNIHSGKPSSFKKKRKKSKTPALDHFGRDLTEMARRGKLDPIIGRENEIERVCQVLSRRKKNNPVLIGEPGVGKTAIVEGLAQRVVEGNVPQTLENKRVVTLDMASLVAGTKYRGQFEERLKAVMNEIINADDVIIFIDELHTIVGAGGAEGSLDASNIFKPALSRGELRCIGATTLNEYRKFIEKDGALERRFQTVMVDPPSEADTIRILKGLREQYEKHHQLHISDEAIDAAVHLSNRYISGKFQPDKAIDLIDEAGSRAHLSTYTRPDEFSAAESRLGELQARKEDAVKNQAFETAAKLRDEIKAEKEKLTKLQADWEFQRQKEQITLTSDDVAAVLSKITGIPLFRLEEKESRRLLRMEDELRKTIVGQDEAIAIIAKAIRRARAGLSDPGRPIGTFMFLGPTGVGKTELARQLAKFLFDDAESLVRIDMSEYMEKHAVSRMIGAPPGYVGYEEGGQLTEKVRRKPYSVVLLDEIEKAHPDVFNILLQLFDDGQLTDSFGRKVDFKNTVIIMTSNIGTKRIRDDKTVGFDSASVDESFDGMRKKILEEVKKLFNPELLNRIDETIVFQKLTREHIGQIIDILVIDFAKQLAEKGISFRLGADAKEFLIKQGYDPTYGARPLKRALQRFLEDPLAEEILKGQYAGDCDLLVGSDDKRLTFTFNRPEHPHHPETKAPEAVG
- a CDS encoding protein arginine kinase; this translates as MFEDMAKSPAAWLSGKGEEALVILSTRIRLARNVAGCRYPTSADSDTRKRVISYFDSVVTRTEHLGRGQYYKASDFNGLDRDFLIERHLISPAFLDGDHSKAVLIGSQERVSIMVNEEDHLRIQALAPGLDPQGAFDLAMKYEVEIGRYLEYDYDKDFGYLTACPTNAGTGMRASVLIHLPGLVLTRDIDKVISRITRSGLVVRGFYGEGSDVLGNLFQVSNQNTLGLTENDIINQINKVAHEIIEEEAKARSRLTEEAADMIEDKIWRAFGILKHARVLTSEEVMNLLSAVRLGHAMKVIDFLDVALINEILLLSQPAHLQKYYGTEMDHNRRDFVRAQMVREKLRSTGPS